In Torulaspora globosa chromosome 1, complete sequence, a genomic segment contains:
- the PDL32 gene encoding putative ADP-ribose 1''-phosphate phosphatase (ancestral locus Anc_2.474): MDGRLARIVLCDTSEAVCDGWRRMLTSRCGDLSVSVYHGTLGALLERECGGSVAVVSPGNSFGFLGGGFDQALCQQLGGEPFETWFRAKLHERYYPVGSATAVELGGGFSCGAVRYVVHVPTMVAPCRSVYDRRRCVATGYSRVFDAMWNALVSCPADVQTLVVPGLATGYAGVPSEVACKSMVFALRVFALPAKLFSRELQNVLIMHFLGCGYGGFFGERSLRECERWGISVEALQRFDASRDSIEDILPAVELYV; encoded by the coding sequence ATGGACGGGAGGCTGGCTAGGATAGTTCTGTGCGACACCAGCGAAGCCGTCTGCGACGGCTGGCGTAGAATGCTGACGTCCCGCTGCGGGGACCTCAGCGTGTCGGTGTACCATGGCACGCTGGGAGCGCTTCTGGAGCGCGAGTGCGGTGGCTCGGTCGCCGTGGTGTCGCCGGGGAACTCGTTCGGGTTCCTTGGCGGCGGGTTCGACCAGGCGTTGTGTCAGCAGCTTGGCGGAGAGCCGTTTGAGACCTGGTTCAGAGCTAAGCTCCACGAGCGGTACTATCCCGTCGGGAGCGCGACCGCGGTGGAGCTTGGCGGCGGGTTTTCGTGTGGAGCGGTGCGGTACGTGGTGCATGTTCCGACGATGGTAGCGCCTTGCCGATCTGTTTACGATCGTCGCAGGTGTGTGGCAACTGGCTACTCGCGCGTGTTTGATGCGATGTGGAACGCGTTGGTGAGCTGTCCGGCGGACGTGCAGACGCTGGTGGTGCCCGGGCTGGCGACAGGCTACGCTGGGGTGCCCTCGGAGGTCGCCTGCAAGAGCATGGTGTTTGCGTTGCGGGTGTTCGCACTGCCGGCGAAGCTGTTCTCGCGCGAGCTGCAGAACGTGCTGATCATGCACTTCCTGGGGTGTGGTTACGGCGGGTTCTTTGGCGAGAGGTCTTTGCGCGAGTGCGAGAGATGGGGGATCAGCGTCGAGGCGCTGCAGCGGTTCGACGCGAGCCGCGACAGCATCGAAGACATCCTGCCGGCGGTCGAGCTCTATGTATAA
- the VBA1 gene encoding Vba1p (ancestral locus Anc_2.473): MEPLDETTSLLPIPEQEEIGDLEVEYHKHNLALPKLPILTSLWLGSFISSLDGTVVANIMNRVAEEFAESDRKQWIATSFLLTNTAFQPLYGKLSDVTGRKFALLTAYTFFGLGCLLTCFARNVTEFAVARAICGIGGGGINACSSITVSDICTAKERGIYQGYANIVFGLGQMLGAPIGGLFIDTVGWRAIFGIQVPVILLSAILAFKNVNIKLSHVPPVRYRFTRKNLSRIDFLGSLTLALSICGLLLICSTDLNKKALAVLTGAAFALFLWVELCFATEAILPFKLLSGSFGLASVATVCSSFIIFGDIFRSPIYLQLIHDISVTQTGLFLIFPSIAVAAGSLAAGYVLRHSKMQLDRCAYLIVLFGIAFQLLGLTANYYLVSIVEPALSTHGEHSVAAAAVRFASQSFSWKILFVLDSVLVGFGYACLLVATLVSIVFSIEKSQQATMTGIFYLWRSIGNVLGASLTLVIFDKSLARSLWHYMFHSDGVSYDFTADEYYELLSDTSYLRSHFPPKILRGLLAVYRTAFQVSFWPNIGLAIAGLAASCFLIRTVPKTT; this comes from the coding sequence GGAACCACTGGATGAGACAACCAGCTTGTTACCAATCCCAGAACAAGAGGAAATCGGTGACCTCGAGGTCGAGTATCACAAACACAATCTGGCGTTGCCCAAGCTACCCATTTTAACTTCGCTATGGCTGGGAAGCTTCATCAGTTCTCTGGACGGCACAGTCGTTGCGAACATTATGAACAGGGTCGCTGAAGAGTTTGCTGAATCTGACAGGAAGCAATGGATTGCGACCAGCTTTCTGTTAACCAACACTGCGTTTCAGCCGCTTTACGGCAAGCTTTCTGATGTGACAGGGAGAAAGTTTGCCCTTTTGACTGCCTACACGTTCTTTGGACTGGGTTGTCTTCTCACCTGCTTTGCTCGAAATGTGACTGAGTTTGCCGTTGCCCGGGCAATTTGCGGTATTGGCGGCGGTGGAATCAATGCTTGCAGTAGCATCACTGTGAGTGACATCTGTACCGCGAAGGAGCGCGGTATCTACCAAGGCTACGCCAATATTGTGTTCGGATTGGGTCAAATGCTAGGCGCCCCGATCGGAGGACTGTTCATAGACACCGTTGGCTGGAGGGCCATCTTTGGCATCCAAGTGCCAGTCATTCTGTTGAGCGCCATCCTGGCTTTCAAAAACGTAAACATCAAGTTAAGCCACGTTCCTCCGGTCCGCTACAGGTTTACTCGCAAGAACTTGTCGCGTATCGACTTTCTAGGCTCTCTGACATTGGCGTTGAGCATATGTGGTTTGCTACTTATCTGCTCCACTgatttgaacaagaaagCCCTTGCCGTGCTCACCGGTGCGGCTTTTGCCCTCTTCCTCTGGGTTGAATTGTGCTTTGCCACCGAGGCAATCTTGCCCTTCAAGCTACTGAGCGGTTCCTTCGGGCTGGCCTCCGTGGCCACGGTTTGCTCCTCCTTTATCATCTTTGGTGACATTTTCAGATCTCCCATCTACCTGCAGCTGATCCACGACATCAGCGTCACGCAGACGGGTTTATTTCTGATCTTCCCGTCCATTGCCGTCGCCGCTGGCTCGTTGGCGGCGGGATACGTCCTGCGCCACAGCAAGATGCAGCTGGACCGCTGCGCCTATCTGATAGTTCTGTTCGGCATCGCGTTCCAGCTACTCGGCCTGACAGCGAACTACTACCTGGTCAGCATCGTGGAGCCTGCGCTTTCCACGCACGGGGAGCACTCCGTCGCTGCGGCTGCCGTCCGCTTCGCCTCGCAGTCGTTTTCCTGGAAGATCCTGTTTGTGCTCGACAGCGTGCTGGTCGGCTTCGGCTACGCGTGCCTGCTCGTGGCGACCCTGGTCAGCATCGTCTTCTCGATCGAAAAGTCGCAGCAGGCCACCATGACGGGCATCTTCTACCTGTGGAGGTCGATCGGCAACGTGCTAGGCGCCTCGCTGACCCTCGTTATCTTCGACAAGAGTCTCGCCCGCTCGCTGTGGCACTACATGTTCCACTCCGACGGCGTGTCCTACGACTTCACCGCCGACGAGTACTACGAGCTGCTGAGCGACACCAGCTACCTGAGATCGCACTTCCCGCCCAAGATCCTCAGAGGCCTGCTTGCCGTCTACCGGACGGCGTTCCAAGTCTCCTTCTGGCCCAACATCGGGCTGGCGATCGCGGGCCTCGCCGCGTcctgcttcctcatcagaaCAGTTCCAAAAACTACGTAG